The Nitrospira sp. sequence CTCTTTGATCAAGTCCAGGCCGTTCAGGCGCGGCATCCTGAGGTCGGTCAGCACCATCCAAGGACGAAACCGGACGATCCGTTCCATGGCATCGACGCCGTCGGACGCCCCTTGCACGGAATACCCAAGCCGCCTGACGGTTTCCATCAGCGCTGCTCGCATCGACGGGTCATCGTCCACAATCAGAACGCGTTCGTTTTCCTCGGCACTCTCCGGAAGAGGGCTGTTTTTATCGCGATCACTCATGAGACCAATCCTCCAGTCACATCACATTGCTTTCCACAGGGTCCGTTACATCGGATGCATTCCCGTTCCGCGCCATGACCGGACCCTCACTCTGATTCGAGGACGCCGATGGGTGCGGCAGAATGATCGAACAGGAGGTGCCTTGCCCGACTGTGCTTTCGACATCGATCCGTCCTTGATGGGCTTCGATGATTGAATGGACGATAGCAAGGCCGAGGCCGGTTCCCTCGTCTTTCGTCGTGAAGAAGGGATCAAATATGCGCGAGCGAAGAGCCGGGTCGATGCCGGTACCGGAATCGCGCACGGTCAGCCGAACGGCGGGCATGCCGAGTGTGTGCGCCGGTTCTTGTTGAAGACCGACCACCAAGATGCCTCCGTTAGGCATCGCCTGCACGGCGTTCACGACCAGATTCAAGACGACCTGTTTCAACTGCCCCTCATGGCACCAGATCGACGGGGTCTCTCGATCGATGTCGACTCGAATCTCCACCGGCGCTTTGGCGATCGTATGGGCGGCCAGCTTGATGGAATTACGGATCAACGGGTCAACCGGGTACCAGCCACGAGCCATGCGTACCGGTGTTGTGTACAGCAAGAGATTGGCCAACAAGCGGTCCATCGATTGGACAGCCTGCGAAATCTGTTCGGCATAGCGTTTGGCAGACGGGTGCTCATCGAGATCGCGCTGGAGCATGGATGCAAAGAGCTCCACGCTGCCCAACGGATTTCTGATTTCATGTGCGATCCGTCCGATGAGCTCCCCCATGGCCGCCAGTCGTTCCTTGCGCTGTAATTGCTCTTCAAGCTGATACACCCGAGTGATGTCCTGAATCAGGACGAGGTGACCGGAGGCATCTCCGGAATCGTTGTGCAACGGTACCCGACTGATTGAGACCAACGCCTGCCCGATGCGTTGCGGCCGATCGCACACGCTGAGGCCCGCACGTGCCAAGACGTCGGATGCGCGACGATTCCGCAGTTCGGCATCCGTCGCCCCGAGCAACGTTCCGGCGGCTCGGTTGCTCCGGCTGATGATCTCGGAATCGTCCACCACCAAGACCCCGGTCGATAAGGACTCGAGGATGCCGTCCAGATGCACGCGCATGGCCTCGTTCTGACCGAGCTGCCGGCGCAGCGCCTCGTTGCTGTGAGCCAATTCCACATCCATCTGCTCCACACGCGCCGTGAGCGCGTGATACGATTGCTGCAGGGTATGGGCGGCTTCATCAAAACTTTTGAATGCCGCGCAAAGCAGTTCCCGTTCCTCAGGACGCCCTGTGGTCGCGCTGGTCATAATCCCTCCGCATTCGCCGAACGACGGACGACTTGCAAGCTGGCTTTCAGCGATGCCGCCAACCGGTTGACCGTCTGATCACCGGCCACATCGAGCTCCGCCAGCGCGACGGTGGCGCGATCGTACTGCTTCAACGCCGTCCAATGCTGGGCGGTTTGGAGATGCGCCCATTCGGCTTGGCTCGCCTTCGGTTTCTTTTCCAACACCGCCAGATAAGCCGTGATGGCTCGTTCATGCCGATTCAATCGAGACAAGGTATCCGCGTAAGCCAGGAGTGTATCGGGCGATTTCCCCGCGCCGGCTTTGAACGCTTCTTCGTACGCCAGCGCGGACTCGTCGAGCTTCTCCAGTTCTCCCAAGGTCTTGGCCAACTGCAGATACATCGCCGGCCGTTCAGGATGAACCGGATGGCGTATGAGCCATGTGCGACAGAGATGGAGAAGGCCTTGCAGATCCCGCTGCTGCCGCATGGCGGCGATGAGCAGATGCAGCACTTCCCCTTCGTATTGTCCGATAGGAAACTGAAACCGGTATCGCTCAAGGACTTTTCGGGCGGCCTCAGGATCCCGTTGATCGAGATAGATCTTTCCAAGGCTGATTAAGGCCGGTTCGATCAAGGCCGGCTCCCGATGCGCCTTCATCACCTGTTGGTGAAGCCGCAGGGCCTCCCGTGCGAACCCGATGCGTCGATGGGCCTCGGCGATTTCGAGCAGCAAAGGAGAACGCGCATAGCGTTGTTCTCCGGTTGCGCCGTAGCGATGAAAGAGACTCACCACCGTGAGATCGTCATGCGAGGACACCGCCGCTTCGATCCAAGGCGTCAAGAGGGCCGACAGACGCTCCGAAGCCTTCATCGCCCACGGAGCGCTTCCAGGCTCGGTTCGAATGGTGACGTCCCTGTATGCACCAAGCGCCCGATTCATGTCATTCGCATCTTCATACCCCTTCCCCAGGTAAAACAGTGCCTCGCCACCGATGGGAGTATCCGTCTCTTGCGTCGCGATCGCCTCCAGCAGCGCTCGGTAGGATGTGTCGGTCTGATCCGGGACCGGTACGTCGTGCATCATGGCGCGTACCGTGAGCCCGACCCAATTTCCTCCGGCAGGAAGCATGCTTTCCCCGCGAAGCGTGGCGATCCGCAGCCTGGCCGTCGCCGCCAACGGGCTTTGAGGGTACAGCGAGGGAATCAACGCATAGACAAACTCCGCGAGCGGCTGTTTGGCCCCCGCCCGGAAGCTCTCGGCCGCCTGCAGCAACGCTGCAGGCGCGTACTCGTGATGCGGGTACAGATTGTAGAACAGCATCATGAGCTCTCGGACAGGTGCCTCATGATGCAATTCAACCTGTGTAACGGCATACCACTGAAGAGTCAGAGGGTCACCTCTGAAGAGGGTCGGCCATCGCCGATAACTCAAGTCGTAGAAGATATGCGCCTCCGCAAATCGTCTCTGCCGGAACAGGGCATGGGCCAATCCCAGCGTGGCCCCTTGAAGCAGCCGGTCATCCTCGCTTCGCTTTCTCACATTGGCATAGGCGTGCTCGGCGTCCTTCCATTTGCTCATCGCCATGAACGTATGTCCCAGCCCGAGTAGAGCCCGATTCGCGTCGAACGGAAGGTGGGCGGAATGGGCCATGGCTTGTTCATAGAACGCCTGTGCTTCCTGAAACCACCCTTGATCGATGTATAAATCCGCGATCCGCCATTCCGCTCTTCTGGCGTTCGCAGACTGTGGATGATCATGAAGAAGCTTTTTGTATTCCTGAATCGCATCCAACCGGTGTGGCGTGGAGAGCTCGTCACGAAGCGACAGCTCAACCAAAAACGCCTTCGCCGACGGAACGAGTACGCTTGCCGGATGTTCTTTGACGATCATCTCGAAAAATCGTCGCGCTTCCACCCAGGATTTCTTTCTATAGGCAGACTGGCCTTCTTCCCACGCCAGACCTTCAATTCCTTGAGAGAGGCCTTCCAGACGGGGCCCGTCGTCGGGCAAGAGCTGCAGGAGCCGGTCGACCGGCTCCGGATTGCGCACCGAGGGGGCCCGCTCGGTGACGGCGGCCGACAAGATGGGAGGAGATGAGCGGCCGGAAGACTCCCCAATGGCTGAGGGAGGGATCGCCATCCAGACGGCGGTCCAGAGAATCAACGGAGCATATAAAGGGCGGTATCGATGCACGGCGATAGGGCATCAGCAAGGCTCATGCCCTGTGCATCCGCAGAAAACTCGAAGGAAATCATGACACTTATCGTGAGCGGTCGTGAACCGCGGCTGGCGGCGTCAGGATTGGCGTCGGCTAGGTCGCGATATCGTCAATCTTTTGACTGGATGGCCCGGGCCACAATGGGAGCGTTTCCAGGTGGGATCGCGGATCAACGCCTTTGCGTTTGAGTTTTTCGACCAACGTCGTTCGATTGAGATGGAGAAGTTGAGCGGCGCGAGACGTGACGCCGTTTGCCTTGCGTAACGCCTCCATGATGAGGTGCTTTTCGTACTGCTCGACCTCTCTGGAGAGATTGATGCCGTCCTCACTGAATCTGAAGAACTGTTCCTTGAATTCAGGGGCGGCCGGTTTCGGACCGATCTTCTGCGGAAGATCCTCTGCCGACAGAATGCCGTGCTTCTTCAGGACGACCAACCGTTCGACCATATTCTCCAGCTCGCGAATGTTCCCAGGCCAGTCGTACTCGGTCAACTGATGCAGAGCCTCGGGGGTAAAACCCGACACCTCGGTGTGCTTGCTCTGATTGAAGCGGGTCAAAAAGTGATCGATGAGGAGCGGAATGTCGCTGCGGCGGTCTCGGAGGGGCGGGATGACGATCGGAATCACGTTGAGCCGATAGAACAGATCCTTGCGGAATCGCCTTTCCTCCACGAGCGTTTCCAAATCCTGATTCGTCGCGGCGATGATGCGCACGTCCACATGAATCGTCCGATTTCCCCCCACCCGTTCGAATTCCCGTTCTTGCAGCACACGGAGCAGCTTCACTTGCAGCGGGAGGCTCATTTCCCCGATTTCATCGAGAAAGATGGTCCCGCCATGCGCCAACTCAAAACGGCCCATCCGCGGATGGGTGGCACCGGTAAACGCGCCCTTTTCGTGCCCGAAGAGTTCCGATTCCAGCAGATTTTCAGGAATGGCTCCGCAATTCACCGGGACCAACGGGCGATCTCTTCGGAGACTATTGAAGTGGAGCATGCGGGCCACCAGCTCCTTGCCCGTGCCGCTCTCCCCTTGAATCATCACCGTACTGTCGCTGTCGGCGACTTTTTGCACGAAGTCCATCACCTGCTGCATGGGCTCGCTGATGCCCACCAATTGCTCCAGCCGGTATTGATCTCGCACGGCCTTTCTCAAGAGGTGGTTTTCTTGACGCAGGCGATGAAACTCCGCCGCCTTCCGCACCACCACCGCAACCGTCTCGAGATCAAACGGCTTCGTAATGAAATCGAACGCGCCGGACTTCATGGCACGGACAGCGGTTTCGATCGTGCCGAATCCGGTCATCATGATGGGAATGATTTTCGCGTCGAGCTTGGCAAGGCGATCGATAATGGCAAGTCCGTCGATGTCGGGCAGCTGAAAGTCCGTGATCACGATATGGACCACTGCCTCCCTGACCGCACGGATCGCCGCAGTCCCATCCTCTGCAGTCGAGACACTGTATCCCTCCTGCACGAGCGTTTCCTGCAGAATGTCCCGAAGCGCGGGATCGTCGTCGACAACCAACACGTGGACTTGACTCATGGTCGATACCATTGGGAATACGAAGTACGCGGCGGGGTTAGGATAATCACCAAGGGCATCCAATGCAAGTTATATCAGTTACCCAACAGCAACCTGATCGGAGGGAGATTACTTGAGAGGTTCTAGTGAAAGGACACCACATGTCATTCGCCAAGCAACGTATCGAAGAACTCAAAAGAGAGCTGGCCCAAGCGGAAGAGGAACTCACACCGCACACTGTAGAGGTTAACCGACGACAAGGAGCAACGCGTAGTTAGACTCTATCCGAGCGAGACAATTCGCACTGATACCCGCGCAGGCGATCCAGAGGCAAACCAGCACATCCCCGATTTAGGAAACCAGGTGAAGACGTAGAGGGGCAATCTAGCCCGGCAGTGTTCTATGAGTTCGTGTCACGTGGCCGGAAGTGTCCGGGAGTGTAAGGAGAAGGACGAGCAATAGCTCTTAGAGTGTTAAAAAGAACCGCAGGAAGAAGCCAAAGGAAGTCGTCCAGGTGGGTGACTCTAGACGACTCCCTTTAGGCCAGCCAACAGCGGGTGATTGTCAGGGTAACTAATCCAGCTGTTGAACTCTCTTATACCGGTGACAAATCGGGAATGCGGGCACAGTCCCAGAAGTATTTTGAGGAGCATGCCCTTATTGCCGATTCACAAAGCCTCCGTGTCGTTCACAGAATGGGTGTCGCACACAGGCTAACGCCGCGCGAGTTGAAACACTTGGTACACCAACCCAACGATGGTGGCCAACAAGAATACTTCTATGAGGATTGTCATAATGTGTTCACCTCCCTCCTCTTGTCTTTAGCCTATCCTGCGAACATGAATTCCCGATGACGATTTCGTGAACATTTCTTCATTGATCTGAAACACAACAATTATGCCTATGGAACCGTCTCAGGCTGCACTCCGAAACGGCCCATAGGCGAATCGGGAAGGGCCTTCAGGTTAGTTCTCACTTTTGCCGCTGTTGACCCTTTTTGTAGACGACCACTCCCGCAATTACTAACCCAAGAATCGTCCCACCGAATATCAGCCAATTGGTGTCCATAGGTTCCCCTTTCGTTTAATCGATGTAGACAGCCTACCGCTGGGAGATGAAGACAGGGTGAAGGTCGCATGAAGAAGGTCTAATGAGAGCAGCGCACCGCCAAACCACGGAAGACACTCATGGGACTAACCCAGCGGCCTGATAGTGGCTATGTGAAGTTTCGCGTGATCGAGAGCGAAGACGGGAAATCGTTGGTCTTGGCGAGTGGGGTACACACTCCCCTCAACTGTGGAAGCGGTATAATTAGATTCGAGAGGAAGACTTAACTCAGGCGGCACACCGACTCGGAAAGTATCTCCAACAGCACACGCCCAGAACACTTGACGGAGCACCCCATAAAGGATAAAAGGACAACTCCTCGAAATTCTTAGAGGGCTGGCGTAGCTCAATCGGCAGAGCAGCGGTTTTGTAAACCGCAGGTTGGAGGTTCGATTCCTCTCGCCAGCTCCAACCTTTCAAGCACTTACGACTGACCCTGATTCACGATCATCGGCAGGTGTTATTACAGTGTTAGAAAGGTAGGCATTCAGCTTATTCGCAGCCGTTAATAGATCACTCTCCGCCACACTGTTATAACGTTTCCACATGAGCGGCGACTTGTGACCAATGATCTGCATTGCCGTAGTGGTATCGACCCCTGCTCGCCTCAAGTTGGTCGCAGCACAGTGTCGCAAGTCATGAAAGCGTAAGTTTTCAATTCCAGCCTTCCGGCAAGCTGTCTTGAATGCCGTTTTGACCTCACTCACTGGATTCCTCTGATAGACAAATACATGCTTGTGGGCAATATCTCGAACCTTGGCTAGTTGGCTCAAGGTTGCCTTCACTTGTGGTGTCATGGGTATTTGGCGACGTTTGTTCGTTTTTGTGTCTATTGCTCTCAGAGTGATAATCCCCCGATGCAGATCAACCCGATCCCATGTCAGATTGAGAATCTCGCCTAATCGCTGTCCTAGGTGGTAGGCGGTCAGCAAAATAGGCTTGAGGTGTGGAGCAGCCGCCTCAAAGAGCCGTAGCCATTCTTCAGCCGTCAATACCTTATCCCGTTCGTTGTTAGCATAGGGAATCGGTACCAGGGTCGCAGGATTGACGGAAAGTAGCCCCTTACGTCGTGCTACGTTCAAACAATGCTTGAGGATGATATGGTCATTGTTAATGGTCTGCAATCGTGGAGCCTCTCCGTCATACTTTCTGCGTTGAGCACGATACGCCTCCACATCCTCCGGGGTGATGGCCGTCAGGAGTTTCTTTCCAAAATATGGAACCAACTGAAGGCTGACCACGTTTATCCGATCCTTGAGAGATCGTAGCCGCTGGACTTGCTCTGATTGTAGATAGTCATTTGCCCACTCTTCGAAGGTAATCAACCTTTCTCTATCGCTCTTGATCGCTCCTTTCATAAGGTCAGTTTTGATTAGGGCTTCCTGCTGCTTAGCAACCGTCCTATTACTACTACCTACTTTCCACCGTCGAAGCTTTCCACCTTGGGCTTCTGATGACAGTTTAAGCGTTCTGCCATCATCAGTAACTCGAAACTCGACATAGTAACTGTCCTTCCGTTTGGTCAGTCCCATATAGCTCCTCCCCGTCATTCATGCATCCTTGTGTCCGGCCCCTTAAGGTTCGTTAGTAATGTTTTTACGTGCTTAGTTGCCGATCTAACCTGCTTATACTCATAGTTCCATGTATAACGCTCCCATAGACCCCTCTCCACATATTGACTAAGCCACTTTTCCAAGGCCTTGATCGCCTGGTCTACGGCGGCGTTTCGGCCTTTTGGATCATCTTGATTCTTCATCTCCTCCCTCCTTTGATTAGGTTGATGTTTAGAAAAACGCCCTGGGCCACCAAGTAATTCGGGCACCGCCACACCCAAAGTCGCTGCTATAGCGAGAAGGGTTGAAAGGCGGGGGTCGTATTCTCCCTGTTCCAGGCGTACAAGCGTAGCAAGACCAACCCCCGAATCCTTGCTCAATTGTCGCAAGGTTTTTCGCGCCTCCTTTCTTATAGCTTTAAGTCTAAGCATGATCACATGTACTCAGTTGTGAGTACAACTGTCAATAGGTAATCTTGGACATAGGCATAACAGTGTTCTGCATGAGCCACTTATTCAGTAGTTCCACGTCAAACTTCACCAATCGTCCGACCTTGAGATAAGGTATTCTCCTTTGGCTGACCATCGAGTAAATGGTATCGGTAGCCAAGCCGGTGTACAGGCTGACCTCCTTAACCGTTAGAAGCTTCTTAGAAACCATCATCCTTTCTCCTTCCACAATGGGGCCACAGCGCAAGCATAAGGAATCCATAAATCCTTGATATTGCTATTGTAAGACGATGTATGTGCATTTCTCTTTTTTATGCAGCAGACCTCATCTTGGCAGCCTGTATAGCTAACAGTTCCTTGTAAACTTCATCCGTTGGACGCCTACCCATTCGGTAAGGCCAAAGGGCACAATTGGTCACTGGACACAGACGAACTTCTTTAAGCTGGTAACAGGAACAGTCAATACACTTCTCTCTGATAGCCTGGATTGCTGTTAGTCTCCTCATAAATGCTTGTCCTTTGTAAGAAACCAGGGGCTAGGTGACCTTTTTGGAAAAGATCCACCGCATCCCTATGGATGGCCCTACCCCTGGATTGATTGTTTCGAAATGTGGCACCTAACTATGATCCTTTTTCACTATTAAACGATTGCCGGTACACCCATCGCAGACTGCAGAGCTGGTTACGGCGTAGTCCGCCGCCACCGCCTTTCCCTATAAGAGATGACGCATTGGCGCATATTGACTACTGCTCTTCAGAGCTGGGTTCCGTCACAGCCCACACTCCCTTACTCTCTTTATAGATCTTGCCTCTCGATAGCAGCTGTATGCGGCTTAATGTTCTCTGGGCTGTTCTTTCGGTAATGCCAAAGCCTGATAAGTACGCTAGGATTTCCTCAGTTGCTGCATGCCTCTCAGTAGTTCTAGAAACGTAATCTTGTATCAACCTGTTGGCCTTCTCTACCTGGCTTTCTGGTCGCTGAGCATTTGACGTTTCGTTGAAACTTTCAAATTGCATGCTGATAGGCCTTTCATTCCCTTGACCTTCTTGAAAGGCTACAAGGAATGGTTTGACTTCCTCTGCTTCGCGCGATTTCACACACTGCACTTGCAACGCATTCCCCTTTCGCATAACCGCAAAGCCTGAATCAGCTCCAGCCAAAATATCGGTCGATCCGCTAGCTCTATGGCGGTTGTCATCCCAGCCGTTCGGGTTAGGCTTTCTCATGTGATGGGAGATGATAATAGTCTTCCCACTGACTCGAAGAGGTTGAAGATTACGCCAGAATGCGCCAACACTTTCCGCTTCATTCTCACTGCCAACAATAACCCTTCGCAGCGTTTCAATGATGATGATGTCCGGGTCAAACTGCGATTGGTTAAGTGCCTCCAATAGCTGTCCTGCTCCGTCAGCATTAAACGTGATACCTACTTGGGACAGATGCGCAAACGGAATATCGCTCGCCCTGAAGTTCCTTTCGATCCCAAGCCGACGTATGCGTCGTTGCAATGTCCTGCTATTCATTTCTTCATCGAGGTACAGAACTCTTGCTGGTGAAGGAACCTTGAACTGATTCAGCCAATGTTCCCCAGCTGCGATATGGAGTCCCATATCAAGCAATAGCCATGATTTCATCGAGCCATATTCACCGTAAATGATCACCCGATCACCTTTCGCAATGACCGGCTCTATGACCCATTCAACTGGTGCCAGTTCCGATTCCATGATTTTCGCAAATAGGACAAGTGGGAGTGGTATTTGTAGTGCGGGCATAGCTATCTCCTCTTCAGCAAATGTTTTCAGCGTTTGTCACTTCAAAAAGTCGCTGCAGCTTGCTGGGAGGATATCGTTGCAAGAAAAATGGAACCAGACTGGATAAATTGAAACTGAATTGTTCAGGGGGACAAAATGGGAACGAATTTATCGGCTAGGCTGTTGGTGGGAGAAAGTCAGCGATCTCAGCTCTCAGTTCCTTTTCAACGTCAAGATTCTGGGGTGAAGTAGGAGGAAGGTGAAATAAGGCTCCTATATCAAGCGTTCCGTCAATCGCGGCTGTGCGCGTCAAATGCCAGCCTTTCATAAATTTCTGGCCTGGGGATAGTGATTTTGCTAGCCGCAAATAGTTACGAATTGCCTTCATAGTTTTTGATGCATGTTTGTCGAAATACTTGATATCTGCACGTGGTAATTCTAAGTCAGGGAACACCTTCCCAGTTCTTTTAAGGATAACCCACATTCTTACATACTTTCTTATGGCATCCTGTTTGATGACATCCTGTGGTGACCGCTCAGCTTCGACAGTGTTTTGCACAAGCCGGATAAGCCCGCCTTGCGTAATGTGTCTAGCGACAGGACGTCTCAATTCATGGTTCCATAGAATTTTGAACACATCTGCTCTTTCGGAAGGTCTACCGCGCTGCCTCTTGGGATCATGCCGTCTGATCCATAATGCCCTCGCATTGGTCAAGAATGCTTTCAATGTCTTTGCATCTTCAATCAAAAGCATTTTTGAGGATACAACCGACTTCCATTCATCTGGTGCAACTTCGTAGTCCAAATCCATTTCTACTCCGTAATGTCTGACGAAGTCTGCAATGGTCCATCTGTTCAGAATCTTTTGGTTTGGCATTCCACACACCCCGTTTCCTCATACAGCAACTCACACAAAATCCGATCTGCCATTGAGGAGATGTTTTAATAAATTGGATTATCTCTAATAGAACGGCCCTAGGCCTCGCAACCGTCAGGACTTGCTAGTTATCTGATAACCACCTAAAATACCCACAATTATGACATAAGCCCAGACTGCATGGTTAGCACTTAATCTGACTTCTAAAACCAACTTGCATCCTGCATCACAACAAAAATCCGAGGTCGATCTTACCCCCCACCTAAATAAGCTATTACAGATTCCACATGACACCTTAGACGCGTTTATACACTGCGTTGCCAGAACGACTGTCTTACCGAGCACCAAAGCGAATGTGCGATGCTACTGCCTCGCACTCGATGGCTCTGGCAATCCACGGGTAAAGGATTTCATAGAAGAACTCGCAGTTCACTCGTTGACCTATGCAATACCGCGCAGTCGAATCGAAAAAGCAAAGGCTAGTGGAATTCCTGCCGAGTTGATTAGATTGGGGAATGAAGCCCGCAAACTATTTACTTACCTTCTAAATAGTGGAGAAGGAGGAGAGCTGCTGCTTTATCTGCTCGCAGAGAAGCTCCTTAAACTTCCGCAGCTCCTTTGCAAAATGCCACTTAAGACCAGCGCTGCCATGCATGTTCACGGCAGTGATGGTATACACGTGGGCGTCACTGAAGATACGAAACAACTAGCTCTTTACTGGGGTGAGGCAAAGTTGCATAAAACTCCAGCTAGCGCCATAGCAAGCTGTATTAAAGATATTGCTCCATATCTCCTTGACGCAGGTGGCAGTGAAGCAGCTCAAAATCGCGACCTCCAACTGCTTAGAGATCAACTAGACCTCAACAACCCTGATCTTGAAACCGCCCTTAAGATTTTGCTGGATAAGAGCAATCCGCATTACAACAAAGTAGAATTTCGAGGGTTAGGCCTGATTGGATTTGACAATGAGCTATACCCAGTTGAGCCAAATAAAAAGACTATTGAGGGTCTTGCTGCTGAAATTAGTAGTGAGATGAGCTTGTGGAATAGTCTGATTGCAAGAAATATTAAGAATGAAAGTCTTACTTCATTTCGCCTAGAGTTGTTCTGTTTCCCCTTTCCTTCAGTAGAGGAATATCGCGAAAGATTTAAAAAGGAACTAGGTATATAAATTGGGAAAAGCAGAATTACAGGGCTGGCTAGCAGAACGGTCATTCTTTAAGAGAGATGTTAGGAATGTCGTCGCAACCTCTGTCCTTAAACAATTTAAACAAGTCGAACCTGTTGAAGATTATAAGCGTATAGAGCACGACTGGAATCACCTACTGTTATGCGCCAGCCTATTGGCGCAATCCAACAACGAAGCTCATCAAGACACCTCGCTGCGAATTGCTCAGCATTGCTTAAATGATGGTTCAAGCAGAGGACAGCATAAGGATGCTGCCGCAGTAATTTTGGACTGTCTCGGCAATCGAATCGCTATCGAGTTAGCCGAAAGCCGCAACATAATACCCGCAGGAATTGATGAAAGATTGCCTCCTCCTCTCCGTATGGACTGGACCGCACGAGCAATGGAATATTCGCTAGCGCTAAATACCGATAAGATCTTGCACTTGAATAAATTCCAACGTTCGTTTTGGGATGCCATTAATGAAAGCGATTGGCTTAGCCTCTCTGCCCCAACATCAGCGGGAAAGTCTTTCATTATGTCTAACTGGATTTCTCACTATGCAAGAGAACACTTGGAGTCAACTATCGTTTACCTGGTGCCAACTCGTGCACTCGTTCAACAAGTAGAAGAAGATTTACGGCGTTGTTTTGAAGAAGCTAACCTTACCTTATCGATTCATGTTTCCTCAGTACCACTTCATTCTAGCATCAGGCCCGGTGTGGCTAATGTACTAGTCTTCACTCAGGAAAGATTGCATCTCCTACTTGCTTCTACCAATTACGAAATGCAAATCACCTCCTTGATTGTTGACGAAGCACAAAAGTTGGGAGACGGTTATCGTGGGATATTGCTGCAGTCGGTCATAGAAACCTCTTTGGCAGCAAATCCAGGTATGAAACTTATATTTGCAGCACCAATGGCTGACAACATTGAATCGCTGATCGAGCAAGATCAGCTCCAGGATGAGCCTCAGAGAAAGACGCGGGCAATATCAAATGATGCCCCCATGGTTAACCAGAACCTCCTTTGGGTATCTCATGTCCCAGGTAGACCCAAGGAATGGAACATGGATCTTATCCTGGAGGGCGAGCCAACAGCCATTGGTAGGTTTGTAATGC is a genomic window containing:
- a CDS encoding tetratricopeptide repeat protein is translated as MAIPPSAIGESSGRSSPPILSAAVTERAPSVRNPEPVDRLLQLLPDDGPRLEGLSQGIEGLAWEEGQSAYRKKSWVEARRFFEMIVKEHPASVLVPSAKAFLVELSLRDELSTPHRLDAIQEYKKLLHDHPQSANARRAEWRIADLYIDQGWFQEAQAFYEQAMAHSAHLPFDANRALLGLGHTFMAMSKWKDAEHAYANVRKRSEDDRLLQGATLGLAHALFRQRRFAEAHIFYDLSYRRWPTLFRGDPLTLQWYAVTQVELHHEAPVRELMMLFYNLYPHHEYAPAALLQAAESFRAGAKQPLAEFVYALIPSLYPQSPLAATARLRIATLRGESMLPAGGNWVGLTVRAMMHDVPVPDQTDTSYRALLEAIATQETDTPIGGEALFYLGKGYEDANDMNRALGAYRDVTIRTEPGSAPWAMKASERLSALLTPWIEAAVSSHDDLTVVSLFHRYGATGEQRYARSPLLLEIAEAHRRIGFAREALRLHQQVMKAHREPALIEPALISLGKIYLDQRDPEAARKVLERYRFQFPIGQYEGEVLHLLIAAMRQQRDLQGLLHLCRTWLIRHPVHPERPAMYLQLAKTLGELEKLDESALAYEEAFKAGAGKSPDTLLAYADTLSRLNRHERAITAYLAVLEKKPKASQAEWAHLQTAQHWTALKQYDRATVALAELDVAGDQTVNRLAASLKASLQVVRRSANAEGL
- a CDS encoding helix-turn-helix domain-containing protein; the encoded protein is MMVSKKLLTVKEVSLYTGLATDTIYSMVSQRRIPYLKVGRLVKFDVELLNKWLMQNTVMPMSKITY
- a CDS encoding PAS domain-containing protein; translation: MTSATTGRPEERELLCAAFKSFDEAAHTLQQSYHALTARVEQMDVELAHSNEALRRQLGQNEAMRVHLDGILESLSTGVLVVDDSEIISRSNRAAGTLLGATDAELRNRRASDVLARAGLSVCDRPQRIGQALVSISRVPLHNDSGDASGHLVLIQDITRVYQLEEQLQRKERLAAMGELIGRIAHEIRNPLGSVELFASMLQRDLDEHPSAKRYAEQISQAVQSMDRLLANLLLYTTPVRMARGWYPVDPLIRNSIKLAAHTIAKAPVEIRVDIDRETPSIWCHEGQLKQVVLNLVVNAVQAMPNGGILVVGLQQEPAHTLGMPAVRLTVRDSGTGIDPALRSRIFDPFFTTKDEGTGLGLAIVHSIIEAHQGRIDVESTVGQGTSCSIILPHPSASSNQSEGPVMARNGNASDVTDPVESNVM
- a CDS encoding helix-turn-helix transcriptional regulator, with translation MLRLKAIRKEARKTLRQLSKDSGVGLATLVRLEQGEYDPRLSTLLAIAATLGVAVPELLGGPGRFSKHQPNQRREEMKNQDDPKGRNAAVDQAIKALEKWLSQYVERGLWERYTWNYEYKQVRSATKHVKTLLTNLKGPDTRMHE
- a CDS encoding site-specific integrase — encoded protein: MGLTKRKDSYYVEFRVTDDGRTLKLSSEAQGGKLRRWKVGSSNRTVAKQQEALIKTDLMKGAIKSDRERLITFEEWANDYLQSEQVQRLRSLKDRINVVSLQLVPYFGKKLLTAITPEDVEAYRAQRRKYDGEAPRLQTINNDHIILKHCLNVARRKGLLSVNPATLVPIPYANNERDKVLTAEEWLRLFEAAAPHLKPILLTAYHLGQRLGEILNLTWDRVDLHRGIITLRAIDTKTNKRRQIPMTPQVKATLSQLAKVRDIAHKHVFVYQRNPVSEVKTAFKTACRKAGIENLRFHDLRHCAATNLRRAGVDTTTAMQIIGHKSPLMWKRYNSVAESDLLTAANKLNAYLSNTVITPADDRESGSVVSA
- a CDS encoding sigma-54-dependent Fis family transcriptional regulator produces the protein MSQVHVLVVDDDPALRDILQETLVQEGYSVSTAEDGTAAIRAVREAVVHIVITDFQLPDIDGLAIIDRLAKLDAKIIPIMMTGFGTIETAVRAMKSGAFDFITKPFDLETVAVVVRKAAEFHRLRQENHLLRKAVRDQYRLEQLVGISEPMQQVMDFVQKVADSDSTVMIQGESGTGKELVARMLHFNSLRRDRPLVPVNCGAIPENLLESELFGHEKGAFTGATHPRMGRFELAHGGTIFLDEIGEMSLPLQVKLLRVLQEREFERVGGNRTIHVDVRIIAATNQDLETLVEERRFRKDLFYRLNVIPIVIPPLRDRRSDIPLLIDHFLTRFNQSKHTEVSGFTPEALHQLTEYDWPGNIRELENMVERLVVLKKHGILSAEDLPQKIGPKPAAPEFKEQFFRFSEDGINLSREVEQYEKHLIMEALRKANGVTSRAAQLLHLNRTTLVEKLKRKGVDPRSHLETLPLWPGPSSQKIDDIAT